A window of Cryptomeria japonica chromosome 3, Sugi_1.0, whole genome shotgun sequence contains these coding sequences:
- the LOC131034359 gene encoding RING-H2 finger protein ATL39-like: protein MSFSFQSLLVPCGGTALVVLIYIWLAWHVLRSAAANVANVAIGEGSSKKENGGLSKDDIQKLPTFICHPHEKNEKQSDGDEKNEEQSDDKITEELNISEDLECCVCLEQFKDGDKCLLMPTCKHCFHLDCAGAWLTKRPICPLCRAAALPKEEKDEQHCATSNDHSPHSTVIDMPS, encoded by the coding sequence ATGTCATTCTCCTTTCAGTCTTTGTTGGTTCCCTGTGGAGGCACTGCTCTGGTAGTTCTGATTTACATTTGGTTGGCCTGGCATGTCTTGCGCTCTGCTGCAGCCAATGTTGCAAATGTTGCAATTGGGGAAGGGAGCAGCAAAAAGGAAAATGGTGGGCTTTCTAAGGATGATATTCAGAAGCTGCCCACATTCATTTGCCACCcacatgagaagaatgagaaacagagtgatggggatgagAAGAATGAGGAACAGAGTGATGACAAGATTACAGAAGAATTGAACATTAGTGAGGATTTGGAATGCTGTGTCTGTTTGGagcagttcaaggatggagataaatgTTTGCTCATGCCCACATGCAAGCATTGTTTTCATCTTGATTGTGCAGGTGCATGGCTTACTAAGCGCCCCATTTGCCCACTTTGCAGAGCTGCTGCTTTGCCCaaagaggagaaagatgaacaaCATTGTGCTACTTCCAATGATCACAGTCCTCACTCTACAGTCATTGATATGCCCTCTTAA
- the LOC131874321 gene encoding xyloglucan endotransglucosylase/hydrolase 2-like codes for MMNRTFEFLENKSGEPYRLQTNVYASVTLGKGKSEQRIHLWFDPTKHFHSFGVLWTPQLRFFMVDAVSIRVFKNNKAMGVSYPDNQVMEVYSSLCNGDSWATQGGLVKINWFHAPFIATFCNFQHIIYSMRDMEKMREVILKETSHGL; via the coding sequence ATGATGAATAGGACTTTTGAGTTTCTTGAAAATAAATCAGGAGAGCCTTACAGACTTCAGACAAATGTATATGCAAGTGTGACACTGGGAAAGGGCAAGAGTGAGCAAAGAATTCATCTTTGGTTTGATCCCACCAAACATTTCCACTCCTTTGGCGTTCTGTGGACTCCTCAACTTAGATTTTTCATGGTCGATGCTGTGTCAATCAGAGTGTTTAAGAATAACAAGGCAATGGGTGTTTCATATCCAGATAATCAAGTCATGGAAGTATATTCAAGCCTATGCAATGGAGATAGCTGGGCAACTCAAGGAGGTCTTGTGAAGATAAATTGGTTTCATGCTCCATTTATTGCTACATTCTGCAATTTCCAACACATAATTTATTCAATGAGAGATATGGAAAAGATGCGAGAAGTCATATTGAAAGAAACATCACACGGTTTATGA
- the LOC131874322 gene encoding RING-H2 finger protein ATL66-like — MFVFFQYILIPCGATALVVLIYIWLARHVLLSAAANVANVANGEGSSKKENGGLSKDDIQKLPTFICHPHEKNEKRSDGDEKNEKQSDDKISEELRIFEDLECCVCLEEFKDGDKCLLMPTCKHCFHLDCGGAWLAKRPICPLCRAAALPIEEKDEQHCTSSNYHIPPSTVIDMPS; from the coding sequence ATGTTTGTTTTCTTTCAGTACATATTGATTCCCTGTGGAGCGACAGCTCTGGTAGTTCTGATTTACATTTGGTTGGCCCGGCATGTCTTGCTCTCTGCTGCAGCCAATGTTGCAAATGTTGCAAATGGGGAAGGGAGCAGCAAAAAGGAAAACGGTGGGCTTTCTAAGGATGATATTCAGAAGCTGCCCACATTCATTTGTCACCCAcatgagaagaatgagaagcggAGTGATggggatgagaagaatgagaagcagAGTGATGACAAGATTTCTGAGGAATTGAGAATTTTTGAGGATTTAGAATGCTGTGTGTGTTTGGaggagttcaaggatggagataaatgTTTGCTCATGCCCACATGCAAGCATTGTTTTCATCTTGATTGTGGAGGTGCATGGCTTGCTAAGCGCCCCATTTGCCCACTTTGCAGAGCTGCTGCTTTGCCCATAGAGGAGAAAGATGAACAGCATTGCACTTCTTCTAATTATCATATTCCTCCCTCTACAGTCATTGATATGCCCTCTTAA